One Calonectris borealis chromosome 16, bCalBor7.hap1.2, whole genome shotgun sequence DNA window includes the following coding sequences:
- the NOXO1 gene encoding NADPH oxidase organizer 1 gives MMFVSWSDQNNILIYRTFEDFKRFHKELKRKFPIESGSLKRSERTIPRFKDANVKQRRSGKLNRCLEVLKLLETYSQELLKTDAKISQGEDVIQFFKAQTQDLDPSFPENSVVIMPSEIGGEKKNQPRQQPSSITHPQTSQSYRCIETFETKDTKNKSFKVAKKEIVEVLIKDMTGWWLVENTDKQIAWFPASYLEEIDIHKDIQHALSSNEEGSLYFVVRAYESQKADELSLNNGVVVEVVRKSDDGWWLIRYNGRTGYMPSMCLQPYKNPHHKFQTIISCGLNVSTPNLCSSLMAPQPRGEAAGQHRVQACSSLDRTEEDVISPRSRSRSLPRASSTPDLESDSSSLSSGSGSEQDGRLSWKPGLSRSLPEVEQARSSPLGHALATHSSKSPRLTRKDRNDSGFVESSAADLSYSLTDPGLATCVPKVPVRPSAHEILQKCSTVTKRAVQQSSPRPALQALLPLPSMH, from the exons ATGATGTTTGTGTCTTGGTCAGATCAGAACAATATTCTCATCTACCGGACATTTGAAGACTTTAAGAGATTCCAT AAAGAGCTGAAGAGAAAATTCCCCATCGAGAGTGGCTCGCTCAAGCGATCTGAGCGGACAATACCCAGGTTTAAAG ATGCAAATGTGAAGCAGAGGAGGAGCGGGAAGCTGAACAGGTGCCTGGAGGTACTGAAACTGCTGGAAACTTActcccaggagctgctgaaaaCGGATGCTAAAATCTCCCAAGGTGAAGATGTGATTCAATTTTTCAAGGCACAGACCCAAGACCTAGATCCTTCCTTTCCTGAAAACAG TGTTGTGATCATGCCATCAGAaattggaggggaaaagaaaaaccagccaCGGCAGCAGCCCTCCTCTATTACACACCCCCAGACATCCCAGAGCTACAGATGCATAGAAACCTTTGAAACCAAAGACACAAAGAACAAGAGTTTCAAAGTCGCTAAGAAGGAAATTGTTGAAGTGTTAATCAAGGACATGACCG GATGGTGGCTAGTGGAAAACACAGACAAGCAGATAGCCTGGTTCCCAGCCTCGTACCTGGAAGAGATTGACATCCACAAGGACATCCAGCATGCCTTGAGCTCAAACGAGGAGG GCAGCCTGTACTTTGTTGTGCGGGCCTACGAGTCTCAGAAGGCAGACGAGCTCTCGCTGAACAACGGTGTCGTTGTAGAGGTGGTCAGGAAATCCGACGATGGCTGGTGGCTGATCCG ATACAACGGCCGTACCGGCTACATGCCCTCCATGTGCCTCCAGCCCTACAAGAATCCTCACCACAAGTTCCAGACCATCATAAGCTGCGGGCTCAACGTCTCCACCCCGAACCTCTGCTCCTCCCTGAtggctccccagccccggggtgagGCCGCGGGACAGCACAGGGTGCAGGCTTGCTCTTCCCTCGACCGGACTGAAGAGGACGTGATCTCTCCGAGAAGCAGATCAAGGTCTCTGCCCAGGGCCAGCTCCACCCCAGACCTGGAGTCAGACAGCTCGTCCCTCAGCTCGGGGAGCGGCAGCGAGCAGGATGGCCGGCTGAGCTGGAAGCCGGGCTTGTCAAGGTCTCTGCCCGAAGTCGAGCAGGCCAGGAGCTCTCCCCTGGGGCACGCCCTGGCCACACACAGCAGCAAGTCTCCACGCCTCACCCGCAAGGACAGGAACGATTCGGGCTTCGTGGAGTCATCTGCGGCTGACCTAAGCTACTCCCTCACTGACCCAGGCTTGGCCACGTGTGTCCCCAAGGTGCCCGTGCGCCCCTCAGCCCACGAGATCCTCCAGAAGTGCAGCACCGTCACGAAGCGAGCCGTGCAGCAGTCTTCCCCCCGGCCGGCCCTCCAGGCCCTGCTCCCTCTCCCGAGCATGCACTAG
- the TBL3 gene encoding transducin beta-like protein 3 isoform X1, whose translation MEAAAASPVRFKSNYVVSRKMEPFYKGGRVQINRDGKFMFCPCGSKLNVIDVETGALHSLQQDDEEDISSFVLSPSDEVLVTGSRALLLKQWNWRENKCVRTWKAVHVAPVASMAFDSTSTLLATGGCDSTIKIWDMIKQYCTHNLKGSSGVVHLVEFHPDISRLQLFSSSIDYKIRIWDLNSSKCVATLDGHFSAVTSLAFADGNTLVSSGRDKICMVWDLKTRESKRTVPVYESVEAAILLPEKGDFSQLGVKKQGLHFVTAGSKGVLKVWEVATAACVYTQPVPFESKEEASEHSLTQCMLVPERNEIVTVSVEHNIVLYDAQTLQLRKQLAGYNDEVLDVKFLGPGDSHIVVATISPQLKVFELATSHCQILYGHTETILALDVFRKGLMFVSCAKDKSLRVWRMNKDGRVICVAQGLGHAHGVGAVSCSRLKESFIVTSSQDCTIKIWNIPESLTSKAKAALISSPETLHAKVTERGHDKDINSVAVSPNDKLIATGSQDRLAKLWSCSDCSLLGVFTGHKRGIWCVQFSPVDQILATSSADGTLKLWGLRDFSCLKTFEGHDASVLKIIFVSRGTQLLSSGSDGLLKLWTIKTNECVKTLDGHEDKIWGLHSNKQDDMVVTASSDSCITLWKDVTEIEEKEAQAKQEEQIMKEQELSNLLHEKRYLKALGLAISLDRPHTVLMVVKAILKETDGRKHLEENIVRLRKDQKAPCVYKFPSSLEAVLTFLVTWNTNSRNCHEAQAVIETLLKHEAPDSLLQYSGIKSAVESLLPYTERHFQRLSRLLQASMFIDFMWQNMRLADAAQQEDVTL comes from the exons ATGGAggcggccgccgccagccccgtGCGCTTCAAGAGCAA CTACGTCGTGTCGAGGAAGATGGAGCCCTTCTACAAAGGAGGGCGAGTCCAG ATAAACCGGGACGGAAAGTTCATGTTTTGCCCCTGTGGCTCCAAGCTGAACGTCATCGATGTGGAGACGGGAGCTCTGCACAGCCTCCAGCAG GACGATGAAGAGGATATCAGTTCCTTTGTTCTTAGCCCCAGTGATGAG GTCCTCGTGACAGGGAGCCGAGCCCTGTTGCTGAAGCAGTGGAACTGGCGAGAGAACAAGTGCGTTCGCACGTGGAAAGCCGTGCACGTAGCGCCGGTTGCTAGCATGGCCTTTGACTCTACTTCAACGCTGTTAGCCACAG GCGGCTGTGACAGCACCATTAAGATCTGGGATATGATCAAGCAGTACTGCACACACAACCTAAAGGGATCCTCAGGAGTTGTACA CCTTGTTGAGTTCCATCCTGATATCTCCCGTCTGCAACTCTTCTCCTCCTCAATCGACTACAAAATCCGCATCTGGGACCTGAATTCCAGCAAGTGTGTTGCTACGCTGGACGGCCACTTCAGTGCTGTCACCTCGCTGGCGTTTGCAGATGGAAACACGCTCGTTAG TTCTGGCCGTGATAAAATCTGCATGGTGTGGGATCTGAAAACCAGAGAAAGTAAACGAACCGTCCCTGTCTATGAG AGTGTGGAAGCTGCCATCTTGTTACCTGAAAAGGGAGATTTCTCTCAACTGGGTGTGAAGAAACAAGGGTTGCACTTTGTCACAGCTGGAAGCAAAG GCGTCCTGAAAGTTTGGGAAGTTGCCACAGCTGCTTGTGTATATACCCAGCCTGTGCCCTTTGAGTCGAAGGAGGAGGCCAGCGAGCACAGTCTCACCCAGTGCATGCTTGTGCCTGAGAGAAACGAGATTGTCACGGTGTCCGTGGAACACAACATTGTTTTATACGACGCTCAAACTCTTCAGCTCAGGAAGCAG CTCGCAGGTTACAACGATGAAGTCCTGGATGTGAAGTTCCTTGGGCCCGGTGATTCTCACATTGTTGTGGCTACCATCAGCCCTCAACTGAAAGTGTTTGAACTGGCAACGTCACACTGCCAGATCCTCTACGGCCACACAG AAACAATTCTTGCTTTGGATGTCTTCAGAAAAGGCCTGATGTTTGTCAGCTGTGCTAAG GACAAAAGCCTTCGAGTCTGGCGGATGAACAAAGATGGAAGGGTGATCTGTGTTGCCCAAGGATTGGGTCACGCGCATGGGGTAGGCGCTGTCTCTTGCTCAAG ACTGAAAGAAAGCTTCATAGTGACCAGCAGCCAGGACTGCACAATCAAGATCTGGAATATCCCAGAATCCCtcacttcaaaagcaaaagcagcctTGATCTCCAGTCCAGAAACCCTTCATGCAAAAGTGACTGAGAGGGGTCATGACAAG GACATAAACAGCGTGGCAGTTTCCCCGAATGACAAGCTCATCGCCACAGGCTCGCAGGATCGGCTGGCCAAGCTGTGGTCCTGTTCTGATTGTTCTTTGCTGGGTGTCTTCACTGGACATAAGCGTGGAATCTGGTGTGTGCAGTTCTCCCCAGTGGATCAGATCTTGGCCACCTCTTCAGCAGATGGGACCCTGAAGCTTTGGGGTCTTCGGGACTTCAGCTGTCTGAAG ACCTTTGAAGGTCATGATGCCTCCGTACTGAAGATCATTTTTGTAAGCCGAGGAACACAACTGCTCAGCAG CGGTTCTGATGGTCTCTTAAAACTCTGGACAATTAAAACAAATGAGTGTGTGAAAACGTTAGATGGTCATGAAGATAAAATCTGGGGTCTTCACTCTAACAAGCAAGATGATATGGTTGTGACAGCATCCAGTGACTCCTGCATCACACTGTGGAAG GATGTCACTGAAATTGAAGAGAAAGAGGCGCAAGCTAAACAGGAAGAGCAGATTATGAA AGAGCAAGAGCTTTCTAACCTGCTTCATGAGAAAAGATATCTCAAAGCTTTAGGGTTGGCAATCTCTCTGGATCGTCCGCACACAGTGTTGATGGTGGTCAAAG cCATCCTCAAGGAAACTGATGGGAGAAAGCACTTGGAAGAGAACATTGTTCGGCTCCGGAAGGATCAGAAAG CGCCGTGCGTGTACAAATTTCCTTCCTCCCTAGAGGCGGTGTTAACGTTCCTGGTGACGTGGAATACGAACTCTCGAAACTGCCACGAGGCCCAAGCCGTCATTGAAACCCTCCTGAAGCACGAAGCACCAGACAGCCTCCTGCAGTACTCGGGCATTAAATCTGCTGTGGAGTCCCTGCTGCCTTACACCG AGCGCCATTTTCAGAGGCTGAGCCGATTGCTGCAGGCCTCCATGTTCATTGATTTCATGTGGCAAAACATGAGGCTGGCTGATGCAGCCCAGCAGGAAGACGTGACTTTGTGA
- the TBL3 gene encoding transducin beta-like protein 3 isoform X2: MEAAAASPVRFKSNYVVSRKMEPFYKGGRVQINRDGKFMFCPCGSKLNVIDVETGALHSLQQDDEEDISSFVLSPSDEVLVTGSRALLLKQWNWRENKCVRTWKAVHVAPVASMAFDSTSTLLATGGCDSTIKIWDMIKQYCTHNLKGSSGVVHLVEFHPDISRLQLFSSSIDYKIRIWDLNSSKCVATLDGHFSAVTSLAFADGNTLVSSGRDKICMVWDLKTRESKRTVPVYESVEAAILLPEKGDFSQLGVKKQGLHFVTAGSKGVLKVWEVATAACVYTQPVPFESKEEASEHSLTQCMLVPERNEIVTVSVEHNIVLYDAQTLQLRKQLAGYNDEVLDVKFLGPGDSHIVVATISPQLKVFELATSHCQILYGHTETILALDVFRKGLMFVSCAKDKSLRVWRMNKDGRVICVAQGLGHAHGVGAVSCSRLKESFIVTSSQDCTIKIWNIPESLTSKAKAALISSPETLHAKVTERGHDKDINSVAVSPNDKLIATGSQDRLAKLWSCSDCSLLGVFTGHKRGIWCVQFSPVDQILATSSADGTLKLWGLRDFSCLKTFEGHDASVLKIIFVSRGTQLLSSGSDGLLKLWTIKTNECVKTLDGHEDKIWGLHSNKQDDMVVTASSDSCITLWKDVTEIEEKEAQAKQEEQIMKEQELSNLLHEKRYLKALGLAISLDRPHTVLMVVKAILKETDGRKHLEENIVRLRKDQKEAVLTFLVTWNTNSRNCHEAQAVIETLLKHEAPDSLLQYSGIKSAVESLLPYTERHFQRLSRLLQASMFIDFMWQNMRLADAAQQEDVTL; this comes from the exons ATGGAggcggccgccgccagccccgtGCGCTTCAAGAGCAA CTACGTCGTGTCGAGGAAGATGGAGCCCTTCTACAAAGGAGGGCGAGTCCAG ATAAACCGGGACGGAAAGTTCATGTTTTGCCCCTGTGGCTCCAAGCTGAACGTCATCGATGTGGAGACGGGAGCTCTGCACAGCCTCCAGCAG GACGATGAAGAGGATATCAGTTCCTTTGTTCTTAGCCCCAGTGATGAG GTCCTCGTGACAGGGAGCCGAGCCCTGTTGCTGAAGCAGTGGAACTGGCGAGAGAACAAGTGCGTTCGCACGTGGAAAGCCGTGCACGTAGCGCCGGTTGCTAGCATGGCCTTTGACTCTACTTCAACGCTGTTAGCCACAG GCGGCTGTGACAGCACCATTAAGATCTGGGATATGATCAAGCAGTACTGCACACACAACCTAAAGGGATCCTCAGGAGTTGTACA CCTTGTTGAGTTCCATCCTGATATCTCCCGTCTGCAACTCTTCTCCTCCTCAATCGACTACAAAATCCGCATCTGGGACCTGAATTCCAGCAAGTGTGTTGCTACGCTGGACGGCCACTTCAGTGCTGTCACCTCGCTGGCGTTTGCAGATGGAAACACGCTCGTTAG TTCTGGCCGTGATAAAATCTGCATGGTGTGGGATCTGAAAACCAGAGAAAGTAAACGAACCGTCCCTGTCTATGAG AGTGTGGAAGCTGCCATCTTGTTACCTGAAAAGGGAGATTTCTCTCAACTGGGTGTGAAGAAACAAGGGTTGCACTTTGTCACAGCTGGAAGCAAAG GCGTCCTGAAAGTTTGGGAAGTTGCCACAGCTGCTTGTGTATATACCCAGCCTGTGCCCTTTGAGTCGAAGGAGGAGGCCAGCGAGCACAGTCTCACCCAGTGCATGCTTGTGCCTGAGAGAAACGAGATTGTCACGGTGTCCGTGGAACACAACATTGTTTTATACGACGCTCAAACTCTTCAGCTCAGGAAGCAG CTCGCAGGTTACAACGATGAAGTCCTGGATGTGAAGTTCCTTGGGCCCGGTGATTCTCACATTGTTGTGGCTACCATCAGCCCTCAACTGAAAGTGTTTGAACTGGCAACGTCACACTGCCAGATCCTCTACGGCCACACAG AAACAATTCTTGCTTTGGATGTCTTCAGAAAAGGCCTGATGTTTGTCAGCTGTGCTAAG GACAAAAGCCTTCGAGTCTGGCGGATGAACAAAGATGGAAGGGTGATCTGTGTTGCCCAAGGATTGGGTCACGCGCATGGGGTAGGCGCTGTCTCTTGCTCAAG ACTGAAAGAAAGCTTCATAGTGACCAGCAGCCAGGACTGCACAATCAAGATCTGGAATATCCCAGAATCCCtcacttcaaaagcaaaagcagcctTGATCTCCAGTCCAGAAACCCTTCATGCAAAAGTGACTGAGAGGGGTCATGACAAG GACATAAACAGCGTGGCAGTTTCCCCGAATGACAAGCTCATCGCCACAGGCTCGCAGGATCGGCTGGCCAAGCTGTGGTCCTGTTCTGATTGTTCTTTGCTGGGTGTCTTCACTGGACATAAGCGTGGAATCTGGTGTGTGCAGTTCTCCCCAGTGGATCAGATCTTGGCCACCTCTTCAGCAGATGGGACCCTGAAGCTTTGGGGTCTTCGGGACTTCAGCTGTCTGAAG ACCTTTGAAGGTCATGATGCCTCCGTACTGAAGATCATTTTTGTAAGCCGAGGAACACAACTGCTCAGCAG CGGTTCTGATGGTCTCTTAAAACTCTGGACAATTAAAACAAATGAGTGTGTGAAAACGTTAGATGGTCATGAAGATAAAATCTGGGGTCTTCACTCTAACAAGCAAGATGATATGGTTGTGACAGCATCCAGTGACTCCTGCATCACACTGTGGAAG GATGTCACTGAAATTGAAGAGAAAGAGGCGCAAGCTAAACAGGAAGAGCAGATTATGAA AGAGCAAGAGCTTTCTAACCTGCTTCATGAGAAAAGATATCTCAAAGCTTTAGGGTTGGCAATCTCTCTGGATCGTCCGCACACAGTGTTGATGGTGGTCAAAG cCATCCTCAAGGAAACTGATGGGAGAAAGCACTTGGAAGAGAACATTGTTCGGCTCCGGAAGGATCAGAAAG AGGCGGTGTTAACGTTCCTGGTGACGTGGAATACGAACTCTCGAAACTGCCACGAGGCCCAAGCCGTCATTGAAACCCTCCTGAAGCACGAAGCACCAGACAGCCTCCTGCAGTACTCGGGCATTAAATCTGCTGTGGAGTCCCTGCTGCCTTACACCG AGCGCCATTTTCAGAGGCTGAGCCGATTGCTGCAGGCCTCCATGTTCATTGATTTCATGTGGCAAAACATGAGGCTGGCTGATGCAGCCCAGCAGGAAGACGTGACTTTGTGA